A stretch of DNA from Allomeiothermus silvanus DSM 9946:
ACATTTATGGCATCCGTCAAGACAGCATCAGCAAGATCAAGCGCAAGTCCGAGATGAAAAAGCTTTTCCAGCAGGCGGGCTTGCGGGTAGCCAGGGGGCGGGTCTGCCACACTCCGGAGGAGGCTCGAGCCTTTGTAAAAGAGGTGGGCTACCCAGTGGTAGCCAAGCCCGATGTGGGGGTAGGGGCAGCCAAGACCTACAAGATCATCGACGAGTGGGAACTGCAGCACTACCTTTCCGACAAACTGCCGGTGGAGTATATCCTGGAGGAGTTCATCCCCGGGACCATCGTCACCTACGACGGGCTGGCCGACCGCGAGGGCCGGGTGGTCTACGCCTCGAGCATGATCTATTCCAAGGGGGTGATGGAGACGGTGCTCGAGGACTCCGACATCTACTACTACATGCCCCGAGAGATCCCCAGGGATTTAGACGAGGCCGGGCGCAGAATCACAGAGGTCTTTGGGGTCAAGGAACGGCCTTTCCATTACGAGTTCTTCCGGCTCGAGGATGGGGGGCTGGTGGCCTTAGAGGTCAACATGCGTCCTCCGGGCGGCCTAACCGTGGATATGTTCAACTACGCCGGGGACCTGGACTTTTACAAGATGTGGGCCGAGATGGTGGTGAAGGGAGAAACCCACGTTCCCCCTCCCCCCCGTCCGTACTACTGCGCTTATGTGGGTCGCAAGTACAACCAACACTACCTCTGGCCCCACGAAGCAGTGCTGCATGAGTTCGGCCCCCTGATTGTGCATCACGAGGAGATCAGCGGTATCTTTGCGCAGGCTATCGGGAACTATGGCTACATCCTGCGCCACCCCGAGCTAGCTCCGCTGCTCGAGGCGTGTGAGCAGATCCAACGAAAGGCAGTATGAACGTCGAATACCACCGCCACTATAGCCAGGCCCTGGGCCACGAGATGGAGTTCAAGGTCTACGGCGAGCGGGGCCAGCCTATCGTGGTTTTCCCGGCGCAGAACGGGCGCTTTTATGACTACGAGAACTTCGGCATGGTGGAAGCGGCCCGGCCTTTCCTCGAGTCCGGCCAGATCCAGCTTTACACCGTGGATAGCATAGACTGGCAGAGCTGGACGAACCAAAGTGTCCCCCCCGCCCTCCGGGCCCGTCGCCACACCGACTACGACCGCTACATTATGGAGGAGTTCTTCCCCTTCTTGCGTGAGCACTCCGGCTCGGAGATCGCCTGGGCAACCGGGTGCAGTATGGGGGCTTTTCACTCGGCTAACTTCTTCTTCCGCCACCCCGACCATTTCGACGGCCTTTTGGCTCTCTCCGGGCTCTACCAGGTGGGGGGCTTCACCGGCGACGAAGGGGGTATGGATGCTTACTACAACAGCCCCTTGTGGTACCTGAAGAACATGGACGACCCCTGGTATCTGGAGCGCTACCGCCGGGCCAAGATCGTCTTCG
This window harbors:
- a CDS encoding ATP-grasp domain-containing protein — protein: MNVVFLSPHFPPNFYNFCVRLREAGANVLGLADAPYESLRPELKAALTEYYRVSDMHHYDELLRALGYFTHRYGKIDRLDSLSEYWLETEAALRTDFNIYGIRQDSISKIKRKSEMKKLFQQAGLRVARGRVCHTPEEARAFVKEVGYPVVAKPDVGVGAAKTYKIIDEWELQHYLSDKLPVEYILEEFIPGTIVTYDGLADREGRVVYASSMIYSKGVMETVLEDSDIYYYMPREIPRDLDEAGRRITEVFGVKERPFHYEFFRLEDGGLVALEVNMRPPGGLTVDMFNYAGDLDFYKMWAEMVVKGETHVPPPPRPYYCAYVGRKYNQHYLWPHEAVLHEFGPLIVHHEEISGIFAQAIGNYGYILRHPELAPLLEACEQIQRKAV
- a CDS encoding esterase family protein — its product is MNVEYHRHYSQALGHEMEFKVYGERGQPIVVFPAQNGRFYDYENFGMVEAARPFLESGQIQLYTVDSIDWQSWTNQSVPPALRARRHTDYDRYIMEEFFPFLREHSGSEIAWATGCSMGAFHSANFFFRHPDHFDGLLALSGLYQVGGFTGDEGGMDAYYNSPLWYLKNMDDPWYLERYRRAKIVFAVGQGRWEGECIRDTREMEQILRAKGIPAWVDYWGYDVDHDWPWWRKMLPYFLGKMLHGWGPP